One stretch of Firmicutes bacterium CAG:345 DNA includes these proteins:
- a CDS encoding galactokinase (product inferred by homology to UniProt), whose translation MNTDQRIEALKERFVRKFKEEATDVFSSPGRIELLGNHTDHNNGKVLVSTIDLNILAVASKRDDNRVVFYSKGFPKMTVTLSRLKLHENEYGTSVALIRGVLFKMKQLGYKIGGFNVVSDSTIFKGAGVSSSAAFEILIGKIISYYYNEDSIAAFKLAQIGQFAESVYFNKPCGLLDQSGIALGGINYIDFKYLVEPVIKNIKVKIPGYQFLLINTGDDHSKLTPCYAAIKDEMAMVSHYFGQKVLREVDEEEFYKHIDEVEKKTSHRAVLRATHYFEENKRVARAYEALTVNDFKTFFKMMDESGLSSYNNLQNCYVESEEEKLPQALKFVKTLKGEIYSRVHGGGFAGTMLVVIADKDFEENYNILVEKYGKNNVMRVALTENGTCHL comes from the coding sequence ATGAATACTGATCAAAGAATAGAAGCGTTAAAAGAAAGATTTGTTCGAAAATTTAAAGAAGAAGCTACTGATGTTTTTTCTTCCCCAGGTCGAATTGAACTTTTAGGAAACCATACCGACCACAATAATGGCAAAGTTTTGGTTTCTACAATCGATTTAAATATTTTAGCTGTCGCCAGCAAAAGAGATGATAATCGCGTAGTCTTTTATTCTAAAGGCTTCCCTAAGATGACAGTCACCTTATCGAGATTGAAATTACACGAAAATGAATATGGTACATCTGTTGCCTTAATTCGCGGTGTCTTATTTAAGATGAAACAATTAGGCTATAAGATCGGTGGCTTTAATGTAGTTTCCGATTCTACTATTTTCAAAGGAGCCGGTGTTTCTTCTTCAGCAGCTTTTGAAATTTTAATTGGCAAAATTATTTCCTATTACTATAATGAAGATTCTATCGCTGCCTTCAAATTAGCACAAATTGGCCAGTTTGCTGAATCGGTATATTTTAATAAACCATGCGGTTTACTCGACCAATCGGGAATTGCTTTAGGTGGTATCAATTATATCGACTTCAAATATCTTGTTGAACCAGTTATCAAAAATATTAAAGTAAAAATTCCTGGATATCAATTCTTACTTATCAATACTGGTGACGATCATTCTAAACTTACACCATGCTATGCTGCAATCAAAGATGAAATGGCCATGGTTAGTCATTATTTTGGTCAAAAAGTTTTGCGCGAAGTCGATGAAGAAGAATTCTATAAGCACATCGATGAAGTTGAAAAGAAAACTTCACATCGTGCAGTCCTCAGAGCTACTCATTACTTTGAAGAAAATAAACGCGTTGCCAGAGCTTATGAAGCTTTAACAGTCAATGACTTTAAGACATTCTTTAAGATGATGGATGAAAGCGGCTTATCATCATATAACAATTTACAAAATTGCTATGTTGAAAGCGAAGAAGAAAAGCTTCCGCAAGCACTTAAATTTGTTAAGACCTTAAAAGGTGAAATTTATTCCCGCGTCCACGGCGGTGGTTTTGCTGGAACTATGCTTGTTGTTATCGCTGATAAAGACTTTGAAGAAAATTATAATATCTTAGTTGAAAAATATGGTAAGAATAACGTCATGCGCGTTGCACTTACTGAAAATGGAACCTGCCATCTTTAA
- a CDS encoding unknown (no significant homology to UniProt), which translates to MMATKTKTTTVKKASTRTRKVVPTAELYIVNGGEAKFDKAHGFKKSVSPIYGVEEYSWTGKLTKGEVKFVRPTGTSVPTNNIYNSGITLIGKALHAFSIHNALVVTAEGSCDQIITYGNPDTKLEYVGDEEVHTVYVRVYDNANGGDLNDRWIALSID; encoded by the coding sequence ATGATGGCTACAAAAACAAAGACAACAACTGTAAAGAAAGCTTCAACTCGTACAAGAAAAGTCGTTCCTACTGCCGAACTTTACATAGTTAATGGTGGTGAAGCAAAATTTGATAAGGCTCATGGCTTTAAAAAGAGTGTTTCTCCTATTTATGGCGTAGAAGAATATTCTTGGACAGGTAAATTAACAAAAGGCGAAGTTAAGTTTGTTCGTCCTACAGGAACTTCTGTTCCAACAAATAATATTTATAATTCTGGTATTACTCTTATCGGCAAAGCTCTTCACGCTTTTTCTATCCACAACGCTTTAGTTGTCACCGCTGAAGGCTCTTGCGATCAAATTATCACCTATGGAAATCCAGATACCAAACTTGAATATGTAGGCGATGAAGAAGTTCATACAGTTTATGTCCGTGTTTATGATAATGCTAATGGCGGCGATTTGAACGATCGTTGGATTGCTTTATCTATCGACTGA
- a CDS encoding rNA methylase NOL1/NOP2/sun family (product inferred by homology to UniProt) has protein sequence MIDFKKLCPYLSEKDINKLEESRNFPPYKGAIYNPNKLDMEDFQKLHNIEVDKDDKYLFRFLDSLGKTVEHFGGAFYIMDPSATLISRFLNPEINEIVIDLCAAPGGKTISYAIKNPNSLIISNDISSTRVNQLKQNVERMGLTNVIITNHEPSFFLKNFQNFFDKVILDTPCSGTGMYRKEKELEEDFSFEKLERLLPLQQELLEIANKLLKDGGTLSYSTCSFSQKEDEEQINNFLKNNNNYNIIDLPDDKSFFKTSGPGIYLLPIFFQGEGQYICLLKKGGQLESNPTLKEKKITYKNKEWFISHYFKSIEKLEPQVIGVQLYNEKEKSTYSHAYSHTLNDYPNKIILTAENEALDYLHGDEINIDPANKGEVLVFYKKIPLGWGKASQGKLKNYLPKGIRLQSR, from the coding sequence ATGATAGATTTTAAAAAATTATGTCCTTATTTATCTGAAAAAGATATAAATAAATTAGAAGAATCACGCAATTTTCCTCCATATAAAGGAGCTATATATAATCCAAACAAACTCGATATGGAAGATTTTCAAAAACTACATAATATAGAAGTTGATAAAGATGATAAATATCTTTTCCGCTTTTTAGATTCACTAGGCAAAACAGTTGAACACTTCGGTGGAGCTTTTTATATCATGGATCCAAGTGCAACTTTAATTTCTCGATTTTTGAATCCGGAAATAAATGAAATAGTCATCGATCTATGTGCTGCTCCCGGTGGTAAAACTATTTCTTATGCCATTAAAAATCCCAATTCATTAATTATCTCCAACGACATTTCTTCAACCAGAGTCAATCAATTAAAACAAAATGTCGAAAGAATGGGTTTAACTAATGTCATCATAACAAACCACGAACCGAGTTTCTTCCTTAAGAATTTCCAAAACTTTTTTGATAAAGTAATTCTTGACACCCCTTGTTCAGGAACTGGTATGTACCGCAAAGAAAAAGAATTGGAAGAAGACTTCTCTTTTGAAAAACTAGAAAGACTTCTTCCTCTTCAACAAGAACTTTTAGAAATAGCAAATAAGCTTTTAAAAGATGGAGGAACACTTTCTTATTCAACTTGTTCATTTTCACAAAAAGAAGATGAAGAACAAATAAATAATTTCTTAAAAAATAACAATAATTATAATATTATTGATTTACCTGATGATAAGTCATTTTTTAAAACATCAGGACCAGGAATATATCTTCTTCCTATCTTTTTTCAAGGCGAAGGACAATATATTTGCCTATTAAAAAAAGGTGGACAATTAGAGTCAAATCCAACTTTAAAAGAAAAGAAAATAACATATAAAAATAAGGAATGGTTTATTTCGCACTATTTTAAAAGTATTGAAAAATTAGAGCCACAAGTGATCGGTGTTCAACTATATAATGAAAAGGAAAAATCCACCTATTCCCATGCTTATAGCCATACTTTAAATGATTATCCTAATAAGATAATATTAACAGCTGAAAATGAAGCTTTAGACTATCTTCATGGAGATGAAATAAATATTGATCCTGCAAATAAAGGAGAAGTTTTAGTTTTCTATAAAAAAATACCTCTCGGCTGGGGTAAAGCAAGCCAAGGTAAACTTAAAAATTATCTTCCAAAAGGAATAAGACTTCAATCTCGCTAA
- a CDS encoding putative uncharacterized protein (product inferred by homology to UniProt): MKSLILNENIRIQKLDECILRIEYSKYGEFCDENTFLVAGKSSFTEEYNLNYKEDEYNYLLDFKDYEIRVDKNLKQLTGIAVYKNNKLVYKYKKIANSGELPSIEKTPLIFPLIDKPQIIVPECGYSYLNKKNNGFKVNKNANDLYLFFVEGDYKLLRKEYVKLTGRPDMVRLKTLGSWNSKYYPYRQDEAEQVIRDYENHNIPLDNIVIDTDWRKASDRGIGYDIDENLFPDMKGFFNFAHDNKVEVMLNDHPEPQDGAKNCCSPNEVKFREEKLTGLLEMGLDYWWYDRNWHTKLISLDGVINPETWGQYLFHDITRHYYEKNKKEKYPLRALAMSNIDNVSNGYYYHITNSASHRYPFQWTGDITSYSSSLMENIYDICRANLNEIIYANPDCGGHIGNPDKELFLKWMQVGSLLPVLRPHCSNMVIRYREPWNYDEETEDICRNYFSLRYRLLEKIYKDAHKSYEDGSPLVKSLSWDYPKDKNCTKYFGEYFFADILVGYLDYASANFCQKSLLSGKDYVGKIKCRYYLGTNLEGEPILEKEYKKIDFELVNVPPEKEVPTYNFSAIFEGKINLTKKVSLLVENDDGVRVYIDNKLVFDDWNNHGAIIMPIGEFEKGIHDLKIEYYQAGGEAFLKLFKSTYDYSKQNKMYFPEGEWLNPFNGKIIQGNKAIHVVAGIDELPMYLKLGTIYSLLKEANHVEDLDFSKMTLDYYPSMTNFIEDEIYEDDGKTTGYQFGEYRKNRYKTSFDEKEQAFVLDLFKAEGKYQPYSEREYILKFHLLKRYEVEKIVLDGREITYRNYSKDNKLFVLSYGDKARESKVSSAHFKVDLNADHQVKIYIKKH, encoded by the coding sequence ATGAAAAGCTTAATTTTGAATGAAAATATAAGAATACAAAAATTAGATGAATGCATTTTAAGAATAGAATATTCAAAATATGGAGAATTCTGCGATGAAAATACATTTTTAGTTGCTGGAAAAAGTTCATTTACTGAAGAATATAATTTAAATTATAAAGAAGATGAATATAATTATTTATTAGATTTTAAAGATTATGAAATCCGCGTTGATAAAAATTTAAAACAACTTACAGGAATAGCAGTTTATAAAAACAATAAATTAGTCTATAAATATAAGAAAATTGCTAATAGTGGTGAACTTCCATCAATTGAAAAAACACCGCTTATTTTCCCATTGATCGATAAACCTCAGATCATTGTTCCTGAATGTGGATATTCTTATTTAAATAAAAAGAACAATGGTTTTAAAGTCAATAAAAATGCCAATGACCTTTATCTGTTTTTTGTCGAAGGTGATTATAAATTGCTGAGAAAAGAATATGTAAAACTTACTGGTCGCCCTGATATGGTCCGTTTAAAAACCTTAGGAAGCTGGAACTCTAAATATTATCCGTATAGACAAGATGAAGCTGAACAAGTAATTAGAGATTATGAAAATCACAATATACCTTTGGACAATATTGTCATCGATACTGATTGGCGCAAAGCGAGCGATAGGGGAATAGGATATGATATCGATGAGAATCTTTTCCCAGATATGAAAGGCTTTTTCAATTTTGCTCATGATAACAAAGTTGAAGTAATGTTAAACGATCATCCTGAACCTCAAGATGGTGCTAAAAATTGCTGCAGTCCTAATGAAGTTAAATTCCGTGAAGAGAAATTAACTGGTCTTTTAGAAATGGGCTTAGATTACTGGTGGTATGATCGAAACTGGCATACTAAATTGATTTCTTTAGATGGAGTTATTAATCCTGAAACCTGGGGACAATATCTTTTCCATGATATCACCCGTCATTATTATGAAAAAAATAAAAAGGAAAAATATCCACTCCGGGCATTAGCGATGAGCAATATCGACAATGTATCCAATGGTTATTATTATCATATTACCAATTCTGCCTCACATCGCTATCCATTCCAATGGACAGGAGATATCACTTCATATAGTTCTTCCCTGATGGAAAATATCTATGATATCTGCCGTGCTAACTTAAATGAAATAATTTATGCTAACCCTGATTGCGGTGGTCATATCGGCAATCCTGATAAGGAATTATTTTTAAAATGGATGCAAGTAGGATCGCTTTTACCAGTATTAAGACCACATTGTTCAAATATGGTCATAAGATATAGAGAACCATGGAATTACGATGAAGAAACAGAAGATATCTGCCGCAACTATTTTTCTTTGCGTTATCGCCTTTTGGAAAAAATCTATAAAGATGCTCATAAATCCTATGAAGATGGTTCACCACTTGTTAAATCCTTATCATGGGATTATCCAAAAGATAAAAATTGCACTAAATATTTCGGCGAATATTTCTTCGCAGATATTCTTGTTGGTTATTTAGATTATGCCTCAGCAAATTTCTGCCAAAAATCCTTGCTCAGCGGAAAAGATTATGTTGGAAAAATTAAATGCCGCTATTATTTAGGAACAAATTTAGAAGGCGAACCAATATTAGAAAAAGAATATAAAAAAATCGATTTTGAACTAGTCAATGTTCCACCAGAAAAAGAAGTTCCAACCTATAACTTCTCAGCGATTTTTGAAGGTAAAATCAACCTCACTAAAAAGGTCAGTCTCTTGGTGGAAAACGATGATGGCGTTCGAGTTTATATCGACAATAAATTAGTTTTTGACGATTGGAATAACCATGGGGCAATAATTATGCCTATCGGTGAATTTGAAAAAGGAATTCATGATCTGAAGATCGAATATTATCAAGCTGGAGGAGAAGCTTTTCTCAAATTATTCAAATCAACTTATGATTATTCAAAACAAAATAAGATGTATTTTCCAGAAGGTGAATGGCTTAATCCATTTAATGGAAAAATCATTCAAGGAAATAAAGCTATCCATGTTGTTGCTGGAATCGATGAATTGCCGATGTATTTAAAATTAGGTACTATATATTCACTTTTAAAAGAAGCGAATCATGTGGAAGATTTAGACTTTTCTAAGATGACTTTAGATTATTACCCTTCGATGACAAATTTCATCGAAGATGAAATCTATGAAGATGATGGTAAAACTACCGGTTATCAATTCGGTGAATATAGAAAAAATAGATATAAGACCAGCTTCGATGAAAAAGAACAAGCCTTTGTTCTTGATCTATTTAAGGCGGAAGGAAAATATCAACCATATTCAGAAAGAGAATATATATTGAAATTCCATCTTTTAAAAAGATATGAAGTAGAAAAAATAGTTTTAGATGGCCGAGAAATCACATATAGAAATTATTCAAAAGACAATAAATTATTTGTCTTATCCTATGGTGATAAAGCTAGAGAAAGCAAGGTATCTTCCGCTCATTTCAAAGTTGATTTAAATGCTGATCACCAAGTGAAAATTTACATTAAGAAACATTAA
- a CDS encoding aTPase-like protein (product inferred by homology to UniProt), producing the protein MFDYTDESDGTKRLFDLIPLFYENRKVSVTLIDEIDRSLHANLTRKFLELFYRTDEKKDCQLIATTHDSNLLDLDLLRKDEIWFVERQNDHNSKVFSLNKFKERFDKKIDKEYLIGRYGAIPIFDDKFVLEKINEE; encoded by the coding sequence ATGTTTGATTACACTGATGAATCGGATGGAACTAAGAGATTATTTGATCTAATACCACTATTTTACGAAAATAGAAAAGTCAGTGTGACATTAATAGATGAAATAGATAGAAGTTTGCACGCAAATCTTACTAGAAAATTTTTGGAACTATTTTATAGAACAGATGAGAAAAAGGATTGTCAATTAATAGCAACAACACACGATTCAAATTTATTAGACTTGGATTTATTAAGAAAAGATGAAATATGGTTTGTTGAACGTCAAAATGATCATAACTCCAAAGTATTTTCGTTAAATAAATTTAAAGAAAGATTTGATAAGAAAATAGATAAAGAATATTTAATTGGTAGATATGGAGCAATTCCAATTTTTGATGATAAATTTGTATTGGAGAAAATAAATGAAGAGTAA
- a CDS encoding putative uncharacterized protein (product inferred by homology to UniProt), translating to MKIKYLGTGAYEGIPALFCTCPICLKAMEKGGRNIRTRSQTLIDDKILIDFNADTYSHFITHKIDFTKVKWCFITHSHYDHLDVGDIQIMRPDYSYHPDYEFTFYSGDKGCRMIREKIEPDFMKDVARCKLLRAFNQEFIPGYRITPLPANHDQNASPFIFLIEELKTKKHMLYAHDSGFFFEDVFDYLYHNVKHLDLVSLDCTGAIKLGWKDHHMSIDVDKEVIERFKKDGIVDDKTKIVLNHFSHNGGANYDDLVKLEKELGVIISYDGLEVEF from the coding sequence ATGAAGATTAAGTATTTAGGTACCGGAGCCTATGAAGGTATTCCCGCACTATTTTGTACGTGCCCAATATGCTTAAAAGCTATGGAAAAAGGTGGAAGAAATATTCGTACACGCTCACAAACTTTGATCGATGATAAAATTCTCATCGATTTCAATGCTGATACTTATTCTCATTTTATTACTCATAAAATTGATTTTACCAAGGTCAAATGGTGCTTTATCACCCATTCTCATTATGATCATCTTGATGTTGGCGATATTCAAATTATGAGACCGGATTATTCTTATCATCCTGATTATGAATTTACTTTCTACAGCGGAGATAAAGGATGCCGGATGATAAGAGAGAAAATAGAACCGGATTTTATGAAAGATGTAGCTAGATGCAAATTGCTCAGGGCATTCAATCAAGAGTTTATCCCTGGATATCGCATTACGCCGCTTCCGGCTAATCATGATCAAAATGCTTCGCCTTTTATCTTTTTGATTGAAGAATTAAAGACAAAAAAACATATGTTATATGCTCATGATTCTGGGTTCTTTTTTGAAGATGTCTTCGATTATCTCTATCATAATGTCAAGCATTTGGATTTGGTGAGCTTAGATTGCACTGGAGCAATAAAACTAGGATGGAAAGATCATCATATGTCGATCGATGTCGATAAGGAAGTTATAGAACGATTTAAAAAAGATGGTATTGTCGATGATAAAACAAAGATAGTTTTAAATCATTTCTCCCATAATGGAGGAGCAAATTACGACGACCTTGTAAAATTAGAAAAAGAATTGGGTGTAATTATAAGTTACGATGGTTTGGAGGTTGAATTCTAA
- a CDS encoding galactose-1-phosphate uridylyltransferase (product inferred by homology to UniProt), whose translation MDKAKLIEELICYATKNLSLKELDSYYVRNVLMRKFKVDKTYDGEIDKKAIEELSLPDSLIEKIKELAKEEHLVDEGDEDLFACEIMGDLSLLPQNFVDEFHKIAEEKDKQAALDWAYDYEIKNNYIAKSAIDKNIVWSCQDGKRHVEISINLSKPEKTNKDIAKAKAAPATGYPKCALCIENLGFKGGNGKPPRENIRIVPLTLCGNPWFLQYSPYGYYYQHAIVINTKHSPMFISRQTFANLLSFLDVFPTYFVGSNADLPIVGGSILAHEHYQGGRHRLPVYDSADLFEIEHKNFQDLKITYLDWYNSVIKISGKNKEEIVEVADKIFEAWKNYDDQEVKIIHKTTEQHSTVTPIAIYENGLYNLYLILRNNRTDEENPEGIFHAHKEYHNIKQESIGLIEAMGLFILPARLKRQFNNIKNILSNDKYDIENMYATSEDMKVHKDMIEKLILSYGRRNTLEEAEKHITEYVNNTCINILKNTAVFKEDEQGQKALKKFLTSINL comes from the coding sequence ATGGATAAAGCCAAACTTATTGAAGAATTAATTTGCTATGCTACAAAAAATCTCTCATTGAAAGAACTTGATTCCTATTATGTTCGCAATGTCTTAATGAGAAAATTTAAAGTCGATAAAACCTATGATGGAGAAATAGATAAAAAAGCTATTGAAGAACTTTCTTTACCAGATAGTTTAATTGAAAAAATTAAAGAATTAGCTAAAGAAGAACATTTAGTCGACGAAGGTGATGAAGATTTATTCGCCTGTGAAATCATGGGAGACCTTTCTTTGCTTCCCCAAAATTTTGTGGATGAATTCCATAAAATTGCGGAAGAAAAAGATAAACAAGCCGCACTTGATTGGGCCTATGATTATGAAATAAAAAATAATTATATCGCCAAAAGCGCTATCGATAAAAATATAGTATGGTCTTGCCAAGATGGAAAAAGACATGTAGAAATTTCTATCAATTTGTCTAAGCCTGAAAAGACCAATAAAGATATTGCTAAAGCAAAAGCTGCTCCAGCTACTGGTTATCCAAAATGTGCATTATGCATTGAAAATCTTGGATTCAAAGGTGGAAACGGAAAGCCTCCAAGAGAAAATATTCGTATAGTACCTCTTACTTTATGTGGCAATCCATGGTTTTTACAATATTCGCCATATGGCTATTATTATCAACATGCTATAGTTATCAATACTAAGCATTCACCGATGTTTATCAGCCGTCAAACCTTTGCTAATCTTTTATCATTCCTCGATGTTTTCCCAACATATTTTGTTGGCTCCAATGCTGATTTACCAATTGTCGGAGGATCTATTTTAGCCCATGAGCATTATCAAGGTGGAAGACATCGCCTTCCAGTTTATGATAGTGCTGACTTATTTGAAATTGAACATAAAAATTTCCAAGATTTAAAGATAACATATTTGGATTGGTATAATTCAGTTATTAAAATTTCCGGCAAAAATAAAGAAGAGATTGTTGAAGTTGCTGATAAAATATTTGAAGCTTGGAAAAATTATGATGATCAAGAAGTTAAAATCATCCATAAGACAACCGAGCAACATTCGACAGTTACTCCGATTGCCATTTATGAAAATGGACTTTATAATCTCTATTTAATCTTGAGAAATAATAGAACAGATGAAGAAAATCCGGAAGGTATTTTCCATGCTCATAAAGAATATCATAACATCAAGCAAGAGAGCATCGGTTTGATTGAAGCCATGGGCTTATTCATTCTTCCAGCCCGTCTTAAAAGACAATTCAATAATATCAAGAATATTTTATCCAATGATAAATATGATATTGAAAATATGTATGCAACTTCTGAAGATATGAAAGTTCATAAAGATATGATTGAAAAATTAATTTTGTCTTATGGAAGAAGAAATACACTAGAAGAAGCTGAAAAACATATCACTGAATATGTCAATAACACTTGCATCAATATTTTGAAAAATACCGCTGTTTTCAAAGAAGATGAACAAGGTCAAAAAGCTTTGAAGAAATTCTTAACCAGCATTAATTTATAA
- a CDS encoding pyrimidine-nucleoside phosphorylase (product inferred by homology to UniProt), giving the protein MRIVDVINKKKNGEVLTSEEIKFFINGYVEGIIPDYQASALLMAILLKGMNKEETFYLTEAMLNSGKIVDLSMIKGVKVDKHSTGGVGDKTSLVLGPLVASAGVKLAKMSGRGLGHTGGTLDKLESIPSFDVNLSSEEFIKQVQNVGMAIIGQTADLVPADKKLYALRDVTGTVDSIPLIASSIMSKKLASGADTILLDVKFGEGAFMKTMEDAQKLAHLMVEIGRYFKKDTRAEITAMGEPLGNAIGNSLEVKEAVETLLGKGPKDLTELCLDSGATMLLQSKVVSTRDEGRKLLENNLYSGKAYKVFLEFVKAQHGDVSYIENLDKFPVALYQEKVKALRSGYIAKLDALTIGIASMKLGGGREKKDDIIDMAAGIVLNYKVGDHVNKGDVLCTLYTERPHYDIIAKEVLSAYDIVDEQVVPMPLIYETIE; this is encoded by the coding sequence ATGAGAATTGTTGATGTTATTAATAAAAAGAAAAATGGTGAAGTTTTGACTTCAGAAGAAATTAAATTTTTTATCAATGGCTATGTTGAAGGAATAATTCCTGATTATCAGGCTTCGGCTTTACTCATGGCAATTTTGCTCAAAGGGATGAATAAAGAAGAAACTTTTTATCTTACTGAGGCAATGCTCAATTCCGGAAAAATAGTCGACTTATCCATGATTAAAGGAGTTAAGGTCGATAAGCATTCTACCGGTGGTGTCGGCGATAAAACTTCTTTGGTTTTAGGACCTCTTGTCGCTAGTGCTGGCGTAAAATTAGCAAAGATGTCTGGCCGTGGTTTAGGCCATACTGGTGGAACTCTTGATAAACTTGAATCAATACCTAGTTTTGATGTCAATTTATCTTCCGAAGAATTTATTAAACAAGTTCAGAATGTCGGCATGGCTATCATCGGTCAAACTGCTGATTTAGTTCCAGCTGATAAAAAATTATATGCTTTAAGAGATGTTACAGGTACTGTTGATTCTATTCCTTTGATTGCTAGCTCAATCATGAGTAAAAAACTTGCTTCGGGCGCGGATACAATTTTACTCGATGTCAAATTCGGTGAAGGCGCATTTATGAAAACTATGGAAGATGCTCAAAAACTTGCTCATCTCATGGTTGAAATCGGACGTTATTTCAAAAAAGATACCAGAGCTGAGATCACAGCTATGGGTGAACCTTTAGGAAATGCAATAGGCAATTCACTTGAAGTTAAAGAGGCGGTTGAAACACTTCTTGGAAAAGGTCCAAAAGATTTAACAGAACTCTGTTTAGATTCCGGCGCAACTATGCTTTTACAGTCCAAAGTAGTTTCTACCCGTGATGAAGGAAGAAAACTTCTAGAAAATAATTTATATTCTGGAAAAGCTTATAAGGTTTTCTTAGAATTTGTCAAAGCTCAACATGGTGATGTTTCTTATATTGAAAATCTCGATAAGTTCCCTGTAGCTTTATATCAAGAAAAAGTAAAAGCCTTAAGAAGTGGATATATTGCTAAGCTTGATGCCTTAACAATTGGTATCGCTTCGATGAAACTCGGCGGTGGACGTGAAAAGAAAGATGATATCATCGATATGGCAGCAGGTATTGTCTTGAATTATAAAGTTGGCGACCACGTCAATAAAGGAGATGTCTTATGTACTTTATATACGGAAAGACCTCATTATGATATCATCGCTAAAGAAGTATTAAGCGCTTATGATATCGTTGATGAACAAGTAGTACCAATGCCATTAATTTACGAAACAATAGAATAA